One segment of Trachemys scripta elegans isolate TJP31775 chromosome 1, CAS_Tse_1.0, whole genome shotgun sequence DNA contains the following:
- the LOC117884806 gene encoding solute carrier family 2, facilitated glucose transporter member 3-like, with translation MESKKKITCPLLCAVSVAAIGSLQFGYNTGVINAPEKIIQAFFNQTLEFRRGIPTSSELLTSLWSLSVAIFSVGGMIGSFSVGLFVNRFGRRNSMLLVNILAFVGGILMGFSKMANSVEMLILGRFIIGLFCGLSTGFVPMYISEISPTALRGAFGTLNQLGIVVGILVAQIFGLKEIMGSESLWPLLLGFTVIPAILQCAALPFCPESPRFLLINKLEEEKAQAVLQKLRGTQDVAQDIQEMKEESTKMSQEKKATVPELFRSPNYRQAIIIAIVLQLSQQLSGINAVFYYSTGIFEKAGVKQPVYATIGAGVVNTVFTVVSLFLVERAGRRTLHLVGLGGMALCAVLMTIALTLKDVLSWISYISIVAIFGFVAFFEIGPGPIPWFIVAELFSQGPRPAAVAVAGCSNWTSNFLVGMLFPYAEKLCGPYVFIIFIVFLVIFFIFTFFKVPETRGRTFEDISRGFEGQAEGSGVIAAVEKSPMVELKGIESANDVTSNI, from the exons ATGGAGAGCAAAAAG aAAATTACTTGTCCCCTTCTCTGTGCCGTTTCCGTTGCGGCCATTGGATCGCTCCAGTTTGGGTACAACACGGGTGTCATCAATGCACCTGAGAAG ATTATTCAGGCATTCTTCAATCAAACATTGGAGTTCCGGAGAGGAATCCCAACCTCCTCCGAGCTTCTGACCTCACTGTGGTCCCTCTCCGTCGCCATCTTCTCCGTGGGAGGGATGATCGGCTCCTTCTCTGTTGGACTTTTTGTCAACCGATTTGGAAG GCGGAACTCCATGCTACTGGTGAACATCCTGGCCTTCGTGGGTGGCATCCTGATGGGCTTCTCCAAGATGGCAAATTCAGTAGAGATGCTGATACTTGGGCGCTTTATCATTGGCCTCTTTTGTGGCCTCAGCACTGGCTTTGTGCCCATGTACATTAGCGAGATCTCACCCACCGCCCTGCGTGGCGCCTTTGGCACCCTCAACCAGTTGGGCATCGTTGTGGGCATCTTGGTGGCACAG ATTTTCGGCTTGAAGGAGATCATGGGGAGTGAGAGCCTCTGGCCACTGCTTTTGGGGTTCACTGTCATCCCAGCCATCCTACAGTGTGCTGCTCTGCCCTTCTGCCCTGAGAGTCCCCGTTTCCTGCTGATCAACAAGCTGGAGGAAGAGAAAGCGCAAGCAG TTCTCCAGAAGCTCCGTGGTACACAGGATGTGGCCCAAGACATCCAAGAGATGAAAGAGGAGAGCACCAAGATGTCCCAGGAGAAGAAAGCAACAGTGCCGGAGCTCTTCCGCTCACCTAATTACCGCCAGGCCATCATCATTGCCATCGTACTCCAGCTCTCTCAGCAGCTCTCGGGCATCAATGCC GTGTTTTATTACTCAACGGGGATTTTCGAAAAAGCTGGCGTCAAGCAGCCCGTCTATGCCACCATTGGTGCTGGTGTGGTTAACACAGTCTTCACTGTCGTATCG CTGTTCCTGGTGGAGCGTGCAGGGCGCAGGACTCTTCATTTGGTCGGCTTGGGAGGCATGGCTCTCTGTGCCGTTCTCATGACCATAGCTTTGACACTTAAG GATGTCTTGAGCTGGATTAGCTATATCAGCATCGTTGCCATCTTTGGCTTTGTGGCCTTTTTTGAAATTGGCCCTGGTCCTATTCCCTGGTTCATTGTGGCTGAACTCTTCAGTCAAGGTCCCCGTCCTGCAGCTGTGGCAGTGGCTGGTTGCTCCAATTGGACCTCCAATTTCTTGGTGGGAATGCTCTTCCCCTATGCAGAG AAATTGTGTGGTCCCTATGTCTTCATCATCTTCATTGTTTTCCTGGTCATCTTCTTTATCTTCACCTTCTTCAAAGTCCCAGAGACCAGGGGCAGGACTTTTGAAGACATCTCCAGGGGCTTTGAAGGACAAGCGGAAGGAAGTGGCGTCATTGCAGCAGTGGAGAAAAGCCCCATGGTGGAACTGAAGGGCATAGAATCTGCTAATGATGTTACCTCAAATATTTAA